From Falco cherrug isolate bFalChe1 chromosome 4, bFalChe1.pri, whole genome shotgun sequence, one genomic window encodes:
- the USP19 gene encoding ubiquitin carboxyl-terminal hydrolase 19 isoform X4, whose amino-acid sequence MSSSTNAPGQRRVSRGLDDATNKKKQKDRANQESKEVSRPELEQAETAQEKDSEEELLLDWKQNADEIIVKLNLGSGALKVEDVDAAFTDTDCVVKLPDGRQWSCQFYEEIESSCSKVQCKKGNFLQLVLQKKIPLHTWSSLLKRRKDGSKELAKGATCWENGKEKAASAELTPEEPRVEGPELLRSRREPSNPKRAPGRSEALGGKSPASPGTQSGPSAKRAVYLKVAPTEEEPNARVSGNVEPSKGHSGRAGSRRNGRASQVDAPTALADLALPLEKAVVLAKEAVPVEMPPLAATTEVFPHRIATCVEKRVLQPGSPAEALRGRDCTPVLGESSKAIPAATPSLGRDSEKRDWSKDDVALEAAADEPEPFVSLTFVKNDSYEKGNDLVVVHVYVKEIHKETSKVLFREQDFTLVFQTSDTNFLRLHPGCGPHTVFRWQVKLRNLIEPDQCTYNFTVSRIDVCLKKRHSQRWGGLEAPATRGPTPLDKNPPGSNQHTLSSKEEARASDKEKQRVEDGGLDGVAARTAPEHVAVKQEPHIPSPKPTCMVPPMTHSPVSAESVEDDEDEDEKKKVCLPGFTGLVNLGNTCFMNSVIQSLSNTRELRDYFHDRSFESEINYNNPLGTGGRLAIGFAMLLRALWKGTHHAFQPSKLKAVVASKASQFTGYAQHDAQEFMAFLLDGLHEDLNRIQNKPYTETVDSDGRPDEVVAEEAWQRHKMRNDSFIVDLFQGQYKSKLVCPVCSKVSITFDPFLYLPVPLPQKQKVLTVYYFAKEPHKKPIKFLVSISKENSSAMEVLDSVAHSVRVKPENLRLAEVIKNHFHRMFLPSNSLDTVSPTDLLLCFEVLSPELAKERVVELQVQQRPQVPSGPVAKCAACQKKQLPDDEKLKRCTRCYRVGYCNVACQKTHWPDHKALCRPENIGFPFLISVPESRLTYARLAQLLEGYARYSVSVFQPPFQLGRMSPEQGLQPQLPDKLEPLAKSSCAAATSASELGDVDRASSLLQEPPLSPAVPELHPDLGDTGTVRSKVLAARSSLLSLDSGFSEHVETQGDSCCEKEPSYERALKPEAAIPGYQHTPDSLSARATQFYINKIDAANREHKLEDKGDTPLDLTDDCSLALVWKNNERLKEFVLVESKELECVEDPGSASEAARAGHFTLEQCLNLFTKPEVLAPEEAWYCPKCKQHREASKQLMLWRLPNVLIIQLKRFSFRSFIWRDKINDMVDFPVRSLDLSKFCIGRKGEQQLPMYDLYAVINHYGGMIGGHYTAYARLPNDKNSQRSDVGWRLFDDSTVTTVDESQVVTRYAYVLFYRRRNSPVERPLPGHAPDHRAERTPSAEAAASQASLIWQELEAEEQELQLDAPQRPARNSRRPRGQKRSPGTPQHPDEGCIRYFVLATTAAIVALFLNVFYPLIYQTRWR is encoded by the exons ATGTCCAGCAGCACCAATGCCCCTGGCCAGAGGAGAGTGTCTCGGGGCTTGGATGATGCCACCAAcaagaagaagcagaaggatCGAGCCAACCAGGAGAGCAAGGAAG TGTCTCGCCCTGAGCTCGAGCAGGCTGAGACTGCCCAGGAGAAGGACTCAGAGGAGG agctgctgctggactGGAAGCAGAATGCTGATGAGATCATCGTCAAGCTGAACTTGGGCAGTGGAGCTCTGAAGGTGGAGGATGTGGACGCTGCTTTCACTGACACAGACTGTGTGGTCAAACTACCAG ATGGGCGCCAGTGGAGCTGTCAGTTCTACGAGGAGATTGAGAGCTCCTGCAGCAAGGTCCAGTGCAAGAAGGGCAACTTTCTACAGCTTGTGCTTCAGAAGAAGATCCCACTCCATACCTGGTCTTCTCTTCTG aagaggaggaaagacgGATCCAAAGAGCTGGCTAAAGGGGCCACGTGCTGGGAgaatgggaaggagaaagctgcttctgcagagctgaccCCTGAAGAACCGAGGGTTGAaggcccagagctgctgagatCCCGGCGGGAGCCCTCCAACCCCAAGCGTGCTCCAGGAAGAAGTGAGGCCCTGGGAGGGAAaagcccagccagcccagggacACAGAGTGGCCCCAGTGCCAAGCGGGCAGTATACCTCAAAGTGGCTCCCACTGAAGAGGAGCCAAATGCCAGAGTCAGCGGGAATGTGGAGCCCAGCAAAGGGCACAGCGGGAGAGCAGGCAGCCGCAGGAATGGCAGAGCCAGCCAAGTTGATGCACCCACAGCCCTTGCAGACCTCGCACTGCCACTGGAGAAG GCTGTGGTTTTGGCCAAGGAGGCTGTTCCTGTGGAGATGCCACCTCTTGCGGCTACCACAGAGGTGTTCCCCCACCGTATTGCCACCTGTGTGGAGAAGAGAgtcctgcagccaggcagccctgctgaggccTTGCGGGGCCGGGACTGCACACCTGTCCTGGGAGAGAGTTCTAAGGCCATCCCGGCAGCCACTCCTTCCCTAGGCAGAGACAGTGAGAAGAGGGACTGGTCCAAGGATGACGTGGctctggaagcagcagctgatg AGCCAGAGCCTTTTGTGAGCCTGACCTTTGTCAAGAATGATTCATATGAGAAGGGCAATGACCTGGTGGTGGTACACGTCTATGTGAAAGAGATCCATAAGGAGACATCCAAGGTGTTGTTCCGGGAACAAGACTTTACGCTGGTGTTCCAGACAAG TGACACAAATTTCCTTCGCCTCCATCCTGGCTGTGGGCCCCACACAGTGTTCCGGTGGCAGGTGAAGCTAAG GAACCTTATTGAGCCAGACCAGTGCACGTACAACTTCACAGTGTCTCGCATCGACGTCTGCCTGAAGAAACGCCACAGCCAGCgctggggggggctggaggcTCCAGCCACACGAG GCCCTACCCCTCTGGACAAGAACCCCCCGGGCAGTAACCAGCACACCCTGTCCAGCAAGGAAGAGGCCCGAGCCAGTGACAAAGAGAAGCAGCGTGTGGAAGATGGGGGTCTGGATGGTGTGGCAGCTCGTACAGCCCCAGAGCATGTGGCAGTGAAGCAAGAGCCACACATCCCATCG CCCAAACCAACATGCATGGTGCCACCGATGACGCACAGCCCGGTGAGCGCTGAGAGTGTGGAGGAtgatgaggatgaagatgaGAAGAAGAAAGTCTGCCTGCCTGGCTTCACGGGGCTGGTGAACTTGGGCAACACCTGCTTCATGAACAGCGTCATCCAGTCCCTGTCCAACACCCGGGAGCTACGTGACTACTTCCATG ATCGGTCCTTTGAGTCGGAAATCAACTACAACAACCCACTGGGGACAGGCGGGCGCCTGGCCATCGGCTTTGCCATGCTGCTTCGAGCGCTGTGGAAGGGCACGCACCATGCCTTCCAGCCATCTAAACTGAAG GCAGTCGTGGCCAGCAAGGCCAGCCAGTTCACTGGCTATGCCCAGCACGATGCTCAGGAGTTCATGGCCTTCCTGCTTGATGGCCTACACGAGGACCTCAACCGTATCCAGAACAAGCCCTACACAGAGACTGTTGACTCGGATGGGAGGCCCGACGAG GTGGTAGCTGAAGAGGCCTGGCAACGACACAAGATGAGGAATGACTCTTTCATTGTGGACCTCTTCCAGGGCCAGTACAAATCCAAGCTGGTGTGCCCAGTGTGTTCCAAG GTGTCCATCACCTTTGACCCCTTCCTGTacctccctgtgcccctcccACAGAAGCAGAAGGTGCTGACTGTCTACTACTTTGCAAAGGAGCCGCACAAGAAACCTATCAAG TTCCTTGTGAGTATCAGCAAGGAGAACTCCAGTGCCATGGAGGTACTCGACTCGGTGGCCCACAGTGTGCGTGTGAAACCAGAGAACCTGCGCCTGGCAGAG GTGATCAAGAATCACTTCCACCGCATGTTCCTGCCGTCCAACTCACTGGACACGGTCTCCCCTACggacctgctgctctgctttgagGTTCTGTCCCCAGAGCTGGCCAAGGAGCGGGTGGTGGAGCTGCAGGTCCAGCAG CGTCCGCAGGTGCCCAGTGGCCCCGTTGCCAAGTGTGCAGCCTGCCAGAAGAAGCAATTGCCAGATGATGAGAAGCTCAAGCGCTGCACGAGGTGCTATCGAGTCGGTTACTGCAATGT GGCATGTCAGAAAACACACTGGCCAGACCACAAGGCTTTGTGCCGCCCTGAGAACATCGGTTTCCCCTTCCTCATCAGCGTGCCAGAGTCCCGCCTCACCTATGCCcgcctggcacagctgctggagggctATGCAAG GTACTCAGTCAGCGTGTTCCAGCCTCCGTTCCAGCTTGGCCGAATGTCACcggagcaggggctgcagcctcagctCCCAGACAAGCTGGAGCCTCTGGCcaagagcagctgtgcagcagccacctctgcctCCGAGCTGGGAGACGTGGACAGGGCTTCCAGCCTCTTGCAGGAGCCCCCGCTCTCGccagctgtgcctgagctgcaTCCAGACCTGGGGGACACGGGCACTGTCCGGAGCAAGGTCCTGGCAGCCAGGAGTTCCCTGCTGAGCTTGGATTCAGGCTTCTCTGAACACGTGGAGACACAGGGCGACAGCTGTTGCGAGAAGGAGCCATCCTATGAGAGAGCCCTCAAGCCAGAAG CTGCCATCCCTGGGTACCAACACACTCCAGACTCGCTGAGTGCCCGCGCCACGCAGTTCTACATCAACAAGATCGATGCTGCTAACAGAGAGCACAAGCTGGAAGATAAAG GTGACACCCCCCTGGACCTGACAGATGACTGCTCCCTCGCCCTGGTATGGAAGAACAATGAGCGCCTCAAGGAGTTTGTGTTGGTGGAGTCCAAGGAGTTGGAGTGCGTGGAGGACCCAGGCTCAGCCAGCGAAGCAGCCCGGGCTGGCCACTTTACCCTGGAGCAGTGCCTCAATCTCTTCACCAAGCCTGAAGTCCTGGCCCCAGAGGAAGCGTG GTACTGCCCCAAGTGCAAGCAGCACCGTGAGGCCTCCAAGCAGCTGATGCTGTGGCGGCTCCCCAACGTCCTCATCATCCAGCTCAAGCGCTTCTCCTTCCGCAGCTTTATTTGGAGGGATAAGATCAACGACATGGTGGACTTCCCCGTCCG GAGCCTGGACCTGAGCAAGTTCTGCATTGGCCGGAAgggtgagcagcagctgccgaTGTATGACCTGTACGCTGTGATCAACCACTACGGAGGCATGATTGGGGGGCACTACACGGCGTACGCCCGCCTGCCCAATGACAAGAACAGCCAGCGCAGTGACGTGG GTTGGCGGCTCTTCGATGACAGCACAGTCACCACCGTGGACGAGAGCCAGGTGGTGACCAGATACGCATATGTCCTCTTCTACCGCCGGAGGAACTCTCCTGTGGAGAGACCCCTCCCAGGGCATGCCCCAGACCACCGAGCTGAGCGCACCCCCTCTGCCgaagctgctgccagccag GCTTCTCTGATCTGGCAGGAACTGGAGGCTGAAGAACAAGAGCTGCAGCTTGATGCACCCCAAAGGCCTGCAAGAAACTCCCGGAGGCCCCGTGGCCAGAAGCGGAGTCCGggcaccccccagcacccagatGAAGGCTGCATCAGATACTTTGTCCTGGCCACCACGGCCGCAATTGTGGCTCTCTTCCTGAACGTCTTTTACCCGCTCATTTACCAGACCCGCTGGAGATAG
- the USP19 gene encoding ubiquitin carboxyl-terminal hydrolase 19 isoform X5, whose product MSSSTNAPGQRRVSRGLDDATNKKKQKDRANQESKEELLLDWKQNADEIIVKLNLGSGALKVEDVDAAFTDTDCVVKLPDGRQWSCQFYEEIESSCSKVQCKKGNFLQLVLQKKIPLHTWSSLLKRRKDGSKELAKGATCWENGKEKAASAELTPEEPRVEGPELLRSRREPSNPKRAPGRSEALGGKSPASPGTQSGPSAKRAVYLKVAPTEEEPNARVSGNVEPSKGHSGRAGSRRNGRASQVDAPTALADLALPLEKAVVLAKEAVPVEMPPLAATTEVFPHRIATCVEKRVLQPGSPAEALRGRDCTPVLGESSKAIPAATPSLGRDSEKRDWSKDDVALEAAADEPEPFVSLTFVKNDSYEKGNDLVVVHVYVKEIHKETSKVLFREQDFTLVFQTSDTNFLRLHPGCGPHTVFRWQVKLRNLIEPDQCTYNFTVSRIDVCLKKRHSQRWGGLEAPATRGAVGGAKVAMPTGPTPLDKNPPGSNQHTLSSKEEARASDKEKQRVEDGGLDGVAARTAPEHVAVKQEPHIPSPKPTCMVPPMTHSPVSAESVEDDEDEDEKKKVCLPGFTGLVNLGNTCFMNSVIQSLSNTRELRDYFHDRSFESEINYNNPLGTGGRLAIGFAMLLRALWKGTHHAFQPSKLKAVVASKASQFTGYAQHDAQEFMAFLLDGLHEDLNRIQNKPYTETVDSDGRPDEVVAEEAWQRHKMRNDSFIVDLFQGQYKSKLVCPVCSKVSITFDPFLYLPVPLPQKQKVLTVYYFAKEPHKKPIKFLVSISKENSSAMEVLDSVAHSVRVKPENLRLAEVIKNHFHRMFLPSNSLDTVSPTDLLLCFEVLSPELAKERVVELQVQQRPQVPSGPVAKCAACQKKQLPDDEKLKRCTRCYRVGYCNVACQKTHWPDHKALCRPENIGFPFLISVPESRLTYARLAQLLEGYARYSVSVFQPPFQLGRMSPEQGLQPQLPDKLEPLAKSSCAAATSASELGDVDRASSLLQEPPLSPAVPELHPDLGDTGTVRSKVLAARSSLLSLDSGFSEHVETQGDSCCEKEPSYERALKPEAAIPGYQHTPDSLSARATQFYINKIDAANREHKLEDKGDTPLDLTDDCSLALVWKNNERLKEFVLVESKELECVEDPGSASEAARAGHFTLEQCLNLFTKPEVLAPEEAWYCPKCKQHREASKQLMLWRLPNVLIIQLKRFSFRSFIWRDKINDMVDFPVRSLDLSKFCIGRKGEQQLPMYDLYAVINHYGGMIGGHYTAYARLPNDKNSQRSDVGWRLFDDSTVTTVDESQVVTRYAYVLFYRRRNSPVERPLPGHAPDHRAERTPSAEAAASQASLIWQELEAEEQELQLDAPQRPARNSRRPRGQKRSPGTPQHPDEGCIRYFVLATTAAIVALFLNVFYPLIYQTRWR is encoded by the exons ATGTCCAGCAGCACCAATGCCCCTGGCCAGAGGAGAGTGTCTCGGGGCTTGGATGATGCCACCAAcaagaagaagcagaaggatCGAGCCAACCAGGAGAGCAAGGAAG agctgctgctggactGGAAGCAGAATGCTGATGAGATCATCGTCAAGCTGAACTTGGGCAGTGGAGCTCTGAAGGTGGAGGATGTGGACGCTGCTTTCACTGACACAGACTGTGTGGTCAAACTACCAG ATGGGCGCCAGTGGAGCTGTCAGTTCTACGAGGAGATTGAGAGCTCCTGCAGCAAGGTCCAGTGCAAGAAGGGCAACTTTCTACAGCTTGTGCTTCAGAAGAAGATCCCACTCCATACCTGGTCTTCTCTTCTG aagaggaggaaagacgGATCCAAAGAGCTGGCTAAAGGGGCCACGTGCTGGGAgaatgggaaggagaaagctgcttctgcagagctgaccCCTGAAGAACCGAGGGTTGAaggcccagagctgctgagatCCCGGCGGGAGCCCTCCAACCCCAAGCGTGCTCCAGGAAGAAGTGAGGCCCTGGGAGGGAAaagcccagccagcccagggacACAGAGTGGCCCCAGTGCCAAGCGGGCAGTATACCTCAAAGTGGCTCCCACTGAAGAGGAGCCAAATGCCAGAGTCAGCGGGAATGTGGAGCCCAGCAAAGGGCACAGCGGGAGAGCAGGCAGCCGCAGGAATGGCAGAGCCAGCCAAGTTGATGCACCCACAGCCCTTGCAGACCTCGCACTGCCACTGGAGAAG GCTGTGGTTTTGGCCAAGGAGGCTGTTCCTGTGGAGATGCCACCTCTTGCGGCTACCACAGAGGTGTTCCCCCACCGTATTGCCACCTGTGTGGAGAAGAGAgtcctgcagccaggcagccctgctgaggccTTGCGGGGCCGGGACTGCACACCTGTCCTGGGAGAGAGTTCTAAGGCCATCCCGGCAGCCACTCCTTCCCTAGGCAGAGACAGTGAGAAGAGGGACTGGTCCAAGGATGACGTGGctctggaagcagcagctgatg AGCCAGAGCCTTTTGTGAGCCTGACCTTTGTCAAGAATGATTCATATGAGAAGGGCAATGACCTGGTGGTGGTACACGTCTATGTGAAAGAGATCCATAAGGAGACATCCAAGGTGTTGTTCCGGGAACAAGACTTTACGCTGGTGTTCCAGACAAG TGACACAAATTTCCTTCGCCTCCATCCTGGCTGTGGGCCCCACACAGTGTTCCGGTGGCAGGTGAAGCTAAG GAACCTTATTGAGCCAGACCAGTGCACGTACAACTTCACAGTGTCTCGCATCGACGTCTGCCTGAAGAAACGCCACAGCCAGCgctggggggggctggaggcTCCAGCCACACGAG GTGCAGTGGGTGGTGCAAAGGTTGCCATGCCTACAGGCCCTACCCCTCTGGACAAGAACCCCCCGGGCAGTAACCAGCACACCCTGTCCAGCAAGGAAGAGGCCCGAGCCAGTGACAAAGAGAAGCAGCGTGTGGAAGATGGGGGTCTGGATGGTGTGGCAGCTCGTACAGCCCCAGAGCATGTGGCAGTGAAGCAAGAGCCACACATCCCATCG CCCAAACCAACATGCATGGTGCCACCGATGACGCACAGCCCGGTGAGCGCTGAGAGTGTGGAGGAtgatgaggatgaagatgaGAAGAAGAAAGTCTGCCTGCCTGGCTTCACGGGGCTGGTGAACTTGGGCAACACCTGCTTCATGAACAGCGTCATCCAGTCCCTGTCCAACACCCGGGAGCTACGTGACTACTTCCATG ATCGGTCCTTTGAGTCGGAAATCAACTACAACAACCCACTGGGGACAGGCGGGCGCCTGGCCATCGGCTTTGCCATGCTGCTTCGAGCGCTGTGGAAGGGCACGCACCATGCCTTCCAGCCATCTAAACTGAAG GCAGTCGTGGCCAGCAAGGCCAGCCAGTTCACTGGCTATGCCCAGCACGATGCTCAGGAGTTCATGGCCTTCCTGCTTGATGGCCTACACGAGGACCTCAACCGTATCCAGAACAAGCCCTACACAGAGACTGTTGACTCGGATGGGAGGCCCGACGAG GTGGTAGCTGAAGAGGCCTGGCAACGACACAAGATGAGGAATGACTCTTTCATTGTGGACCTCTTCCAGGGCCAGTACAAATCCAAGCTGGTGTGCCCAGTGTGTTCCAAG GTGTCCATCACCTTTGACCCCTTCCTGTacctccctgtgcccctcccACAGAAGCAGAAGGTGCTGACTGTCTACTACTTTGCAAAGGAGCCGCACAAGAAACCTATCAAG TTCCTTGTGAGTATCAGCAAGGAGAACTCCAGTGCCATGGAGGTACTCGACTCGGTGGCCCACAGTGTGCGTGTGAAACCAGAGAACCTGCGCCTGGCAGAG GTGATCAAGAATCACTTCCACCGCATGTTCCTGCCGTCCAACTCACTGGACACGGTCTCCCCTACggacctgctgctctgctttgagGTTCTGTCCCCAGAGCTGGCCAAGGAGCGGGTGGTGGAGCTGCAGGTCCAGCAG CGTCCGCAGGTGCCCAGTGGCCCCGTTGCCAAGTGTGCAGCCTGCCAGAAGAAGCAATTGCCAGATGATGAGAAGCTCAAGCGCTGCACGAGGTGCTATCGAGTCGGTTACTGCAATGT GGCATGTCAGAAAACACACTGGCCAGACCACAAGGCTTTGTGCCGCCCTGAGAACATCGGTTTCCCCTTCCTCATCAGCGTGCCAGAGTCCCGCCTCACCTATGCCcgcctggcacagctgctggagggctATGCAAG GTACTCAGTCAGCGTGTTCCAGCCTCCGTTCCAGCTTGGCCGAATGTCACcggagcaggggctgcagcctcagctCCCAGACAAGCTGGAGCCTCTGGCcaagagcagctgtgcagcagccacctctgcctCCGAGCTGGGAGACGTGGACAGGGCTTCCAGCCTCTTGCAGGAGCCCCCGCTCTCGccagctgtgcctgagctgcaTCCAGACCTGGGGGACACGGGCACTGTCCGGAGCAAGGTCCTGGCAGCCAGGAGTTCCCTGCTGAGCTTGGATTCAGGCTTCTCTGAACACGTGGAGACACAGGGCGACAGCTGTTGCGAGAAGGAGCCATCCTATGAGAGAGCCCTCAAGCCAGAAG CTGCCATCCCTGGGTACCAACACACTCCAGACTCGCTGAGTGCCCGCGCCACGCAGTTCTACATCAACAAGATCGATGCTGCTAACAGAGAGCACAAGCTGGAAGATAAAG GTGACACCCCCCTGGACCTGACAGATGACTGCTCCCTCGCCCTGGTATGGAAGAACAATGAGCGCCTCAAGGAGTTTGTGTTGGTGGAGTCCAAGGAGTTGGAGTGCGTGGAGGACCCAGGCTCAGCCAGCGAAGCAGCCCGGGCTGGCCACTTTACCCTGGAGCAGTGCCTCAATCTCTTCACCAAGCCTGAAGTCCTGGCCCCAGAGGAAGCGTG GTACTGCCCCAAGTGCAAGCAGCACCGTGAGGCCTCCAAGCAGCTGATGCTGTGGCGGCTCCCCAACGTCCTCATCATCCAGCTCAAGCGCTTCTCCTTCCGCAGCTTTATTTGGAGGGATAAGATCAACGACATGGTGGACTTCCCCGTCCG GAGCCTGGACCTGAGCAAGTTCTGCATTGGCCGGAAgggtgagcagcagctgccgaTGTATGACCTGTACGCTGTGATCAACCACTACGGAGGCATGATTGGGGGGCACTACACGGCGTACGCCCGCCTGCCCAATGACAAGAACAGCCAGCGCAGTGACGTGG GTTGGCGGCTCTTCGATGACAGCACAGTCACCACCGTGGACGAGAGCCAGGTGGTGACCAGATACGCATATGTCCTCTTCTACCGCCGGAGGAACTCTCCTGTGGAGAGACCCCTCCCAGGGCATGCCCCAGACCACCGAGCTGAGCGCACCCCCTCTGCCgaagctgctgccagccag GCTTCTCTGATCTGGCAGGAACTGGAGGCTGAAGAACAAGAGCTGCAGCTTGATGCACCCCAAAGGCCTGCAAGAAACTCCCGGAGGCCCCGTGGCCAGAAGCGGAGTCCGggcaccccccagcacccagatGAAGGCTGCATCAGATACTTTGTCCTGGCCACCACGGCCGCAATTGTGGCTCTCTTCCTGAACGTCTTTTACCCGCTCATTTACCAGACCCGCTGGAGATAG